The genomic region CCGCACCACACCGCGTCCCTGGTGAGCCTGGTCGGCGGCGGTTCCGGTATGCCGCGGCCGGGTGCGATCAGCTGCGCACATCGCGGCATCCTCTTCATCGACGAAGCGCCCGAGATGCACCCGCTGACACTCGACACCCTGCGGCAGCCGCTGGAGTCCGGCTACGTCGAAGTCCATCGAGCCGCGGCCGTTGCCAAGTTCCCCGCGCGCTTCCTCCTGGTTCTTGCCGCGAACCCGTGTCCCTGCGGTCAGGCCGGCACACCGACCGGCATCTGTACCTGCACCCCGCAGGTGCTCACCCGTTACCGGCAACGCATCAGCGGCCCGATCAAGGACCGAATGGACATCCAGCGCCAGATCCTTCCGGCGGCCCGCGGCGTCGGCACCGGCGAACGTCCCGAGTCCACCGCCGAGGTCGCTGCTCGCGTCCGCACAGCCCGTGATCGCCAGAGCTTCCGCTACCGCGACACCGCGTGGCACCTGAACTGCGAAGTGCCCGGCCCGATCCTGCGCCGCGACTACCCGCTCGACGACACCAGCCAGTCGATCCTCGAAGTCCACTACGCCGAAGGCCGCCTCACCGCCCGCGGCTTCGACCGTGTCGTCCGCCTCGCCTGGACTCTGACGGACCTGGCCGGCCTGGACGCCCCGACCCCGGCCCTCACCAACGAAGCCTTTCAACTCCGCAGCGGCGCTGCCCTCACTCCCCTCGAAGACGCCCGTCCCCTCAGAAAGCCCTTCACCCCATGACCAATCACCCCACCGCGCCCCAGATCACCACCACCTCGGCGTCAGGCATGCCGACTCCAGGTGGCGGCCGGCAACGCCGCACCCCGGCCTCGGCTTCTTCCATGGCCACGACTGTCGCGACCTCATCACCACAAGACACCACAGCCCAAGCGAGTCCTTCCAGCGCTCACCTGGCTCCCACGTTCCCCGCGGCCGACGCCGAGCACCCCCGTGGCTCGAGGTCCGCCGACGACTCCGAGCACACGCGGGATTCCGACCCCTCGTCGCACGCCGACGACAAGGCTCCCTCCACAGCCCTCGCGCACCCCGCGCCCTCCGACTCGGACCGGTTCGCGAGAGCAGCCTTGTCCCGCGTCATCGAGCCCGGCGACCCCGCCGCCCTCACAACCTTCGCCGGCCTCACACCACTGGAGATCTGGGACCTTCTCCACTCCACCGCCCCCGGCCTCGAACGCTGGTCGACCCGCCTGCCCCACGTCGACCCGGCCCGCGACCTCGACCGAGCCCACGCGGCGGGCGGCCGCTTCATCATTCCCGGCGACGACGAATGGCCCGACCAGCTCGAAGTCCTCACCGACGCCGGACAGCAAAGCCGTCGCGGCGGCGTCCCCTTCGGCCTCTGGGTTCGCGGCACCCCCAACCTCCGCGAGCTGCTCGCCAACTCCGTAGCCATCGTCGGCGCCCGAGCCTGCTCCTCGTACGGCGAGCACACCGCCGCCGAACTGGCCGCCGGCCTCGGCGACCACGGCACGGCCGTCGTCTCCGGCGGCGCCTACGGCATCGACGCCGCCGCCCACCGAGGCGCCCTCGCCAGCTCCGGCACCACGATCGCCGTCCTGGCCTGCGGCGTCGACGTCAGCTATCCCAAGCGCAACTCGGCTCTCTTCGACCGCATCGCCGCCGAAGGGCTGCTGCTCAGCGAGCTCCCACCCGGCTGCTCCCCCACCAAACTCCGCTTCCTCGCCCGCAACCGCCTGATCGCCGCCGCCACGCTGGGCACCGTCGTCGTCGAAGCCGCCATCCGCAGCGGCGCCCTCAACAGCGCCGGCTGGGCCGAGCAATGCGGCCGCGCCGTGCTCGCCGTCCCCGGCGCCGTCACCTCCCGCATGTCCGAAGGCGCCCACCTCCTCATCCGGGAACGCAACGCCACCCTCGCCACCTCGGTCGCCGACATCCTCGAAGCCATCTCACCCTTGGGCGAGCACCTGACCACCTATCCCCACGCCGCCCCCACTCCCATCGACGCCCTGGACCACGACCTCCGCCGCACCCTCGACGCCGTCCCGGTCCTCCGCCCCGCCCCCGCCCACCGCATAGCCATCACCGCCGGCCTGGACCTCGCCACAGTGCAGGAATGCCTGGAAACCCTGGACCAAGCGCACCTCATCGAATACACCCCCACCGGCTGGCACCTCACCCGCCAAACCCCTGACCTCTGACCTCTGACCCCTGGGATCGTCGGTTCCCGCCGGTTCCCCTCTCCCGCAGTGCTCCAACCCGCCGGCCTCGTGTCCAGCCACTTGCGCCCCACACCCAACGCCGAAGGCCGCGCCGCCGGCCCGTCACCCAGCCCTGTGCTGCCAGGCCGTACGACGCGGACGCAGCACCGTCGACAACTGACCGGAAGGAACGCTCCTGCCTGCTCTTCTTCCATGTGCGCGAGAAGGCTCAGCCTGACACCACGCCCCTTCCTGGTCACGCACGAACGACCAGGCGCATGCTTTCGAGCCGCGTGCAACGGGGCGCACCCTGAGCGGTTGCGGTTCAAGTGGGCATCCGACTGCGCCTACGCCGTCGACGACCCGTACGGCGGTGCGAGCTGGGTGTCGCGGACCGATATGACGAGACAGCGGTCGAGGTCGCCAGCGGCGCACCTCCGCCGGTGAGTACGCCACAGCATCGGCCGTGGTCCTGGAACGAGATGCACCGCCGGCCGCTGTTGGTCCTCGTGAACGCCGGCGTGCGGACCTGTCGACGGCGTGGTGGGCTGCCGGATCGGCACTTGTGCCCGGCCGTAGGGCAACCTTCCGGCCAGCATCGGCGTACCAGTGATGTGAGAATCAGTCTGACCGACGAGGCGGGAGCTCGATGGCGGCCCGGCTGAAGACCTCGGGCGCGGCCGGCCCACTCGGCGCGGCGGACAAGCCGGGCGTCCGCCTGTTCCGGCCGGGTCCGGTCTGGTGTCGACGAGGCGAACGAGCTGCTCCGGAGCCTGTGAGGGCTGGTGTGCTGCTGGACGTGGGTCGGCATGACGAGGACACGATCGGTCTCCCTCAAGCGACGCGCCTCGCGCCGTACCGGTGCATGAGTTCCGGTCGGGCCGAAGTCGACGATCGGCACCGCAAGCTGCTCGGACACGCGCTACGGCGGGCGGCCTCCGACCCTCCAGGAGTGGTGGATCGAAAAACGGGACGTGGCCTGCCCCGGACACGTAGAGGTTGTGGCGCCACCACCGCTACGCCGGAGCAGTCCGCAGCACTCCGGCAAGCGGCCTGGCCGAGGAAGGCGTCCTCCGTGTCATCGCACGGTTCGCGCGCCAGAGACCGACGGATGGGTCGGGGAGCAGCACGGTGGCGGTCTTCTTGACGACATCGCAGCAGATCGGTCCCGGCGCACGTCTTTACGGCGGACAGACCAGTTCGATCGAGGAGACGGTGGGTCACTTGAACGCGACTTTCCAGAAGGGGGCAGTCATGATGCCCAGCGGTAGGGACGCTGACGAAGGATGGCCGAGCATTGGGATCGATCCTGACGAGTCCGAGCAGGCGGCGACCATGTCCGGTGCCCGGCACCAGACATGGTCGGAATCAGCACCGGCTCGTCGTCGCTCACCTCGGGGGTTCGGGAGCTGTTGACACCCCCGAGGGCTGCGGGGTTGGTCGACGAGCGACGCTGCTGTCGAGCCGCGCCGCGCTACCCCGGCCCCGCCTCCCGGCCGCAAACAGCGATCAGTGCCCACAGCGCCAAATCACTGCGTACAGCGGCCGCATGAGTGGCTCTGGGCAGCCTTTGGGTGCGGAACGGGCACTACCCGGTGTGAAGATCATCTTGACCGACGAGGCCGTGACCTCGATGGCAGCCATGTCCACGCCCCCGGCGCTGCGGGCTCCACCTCGGGCGGCGAACAAGTCCGACGCCCGGCCGCCGAACCGCTTGCGGAAGGTAACCATTGCGGCCCCGAGCCGTCTTCATCGTTCCCGCGAGCTTTCCTTCGCGGTCCGCGCCTGCTCGAAACGGTATGCCGGCGTCCTCGGTGTAAGCAAACAGCTCGCGCGCCAATACACGAACCGAACGGGTGCTTCGTGCGCTCAGGTGAACGCGATTTTCGGAAAGGGATGATGGCGATGCGCAACGGCACGAACCACGATGGGGGATGGTCGGCCATCGGGTTCGATCCTGACGAGTTCGAGCGGTTCTTTCGCGAGCAGGTCGACGGGGTCCGCTCGATCGTTGCGGGCGAGGTCACCGAGCCGGCGGTGATCCGTGACGCGGTGGCCGAAGTCTTCCTGACCACCGTCGCGCTCGCGCGAATGGGCATGCTGGACGACCGCGAGGTCGCCGACTGGCTGCCTACCCTGGCCGCCACCCAGGCTGCCGCCGCGCGCGATCGGGCGGCCCGGCCTCGCGTGCCGGACACAGCGACTCCCGATGACCAGCCGCCGCTCGGCGCAGAACCATTGGGCGGCCGCAAGCCGCTCTCTGTCGACGACCGGCGCACCCTCGACCAGCTTCGCTGGGTCATCGCCCGCCGATCGACGCAGTCCTGGCGCGCCAATCCCTGAAACCCGGTTGACGCCCAGAGATCGAAGTCGGCGCCCCGGGACGGCAGCCGACGCCCCGAAGTCGGGTTCGGCGCCTGGAACCACAATCGCGTTGCAGGAGCTCGAACGAGCGGACCAGCGAGCGGCTTCGGGACGT from Kribbella flavida DSM 17836 harbors:
- the dprA gene encoding DNA-processing protein DprA gives rise to the protein MSRVIEPGDPAALTTFAGLTPLEIWDLLHSTAPGLERWSTRLPHVDPARDLDRAHAAGGRFIIPGDDEWPDQLEVLTDAGQQSRRGGVPFGLWVRGTPNLRELLANSVAIVGARACSSYGEHTAAELAAGLGDHGTAVVSGGAYGIDAAAHRGALASSGTTIAVLACGVDVSYPKRNSALFDRIAAEGLLLSELPPGCSPTKLRFLARNRLIAAATLGTVVVEAAIRSGALNSAGWAEQCGRAVLAVPGAVTSRMSEGAHLLIRERNATLATSVADILEAISPLGEHLTTYPHAAPTPIDALDHDLRRTLDAVPVLRPAPAHRIAITAGLDLATVQECLETLDQAHLIEYTPTGWHLTRQTPDL